The genomic window CGTGAACCGAACCAACGTTCGGCAGCAGGCTGAACGGATTCCACCAGCCAGCGATCGAGCATTGAAACAATCGGACATGCCAGTGTCGCGGTTGGCTTCAGCGCCACTGGCCCGAACGATGAGACCGGCGCTCCTTGCGGACCGAGACGCGGCGGGGTGGCGGGCTGCAAAGCGGGGCTTGCCGAGTAAGGTCGCGCGCCGGACTGCGGGCGGGTCATTGGGGGTGATATTCCTTCGGCTCCCGCGGCAATATCCTCATCATCGCGCGACGCAATGCCAGGTGCATTCAAGGACATCGGCGCGCCAGACGGCGCCGGATACTCAGCGTTCGGTGCACCATTCGATGGATAGCCAGAGGGCGGCGGCGAATACGAGGGCTGTGAATAAGACGGCGGCGGCTGCGAAATCGGCCAGCGCGGCTGATTGCCGATGCTTGCCGGCGGCCTCAGATCGTCGACGTAACCCAAACTGCTGTTGGGCTCGCCAAGCGCTGCGACCTTGAGCGGAAACTCGGCGCCGCAGACGCCAGGGCCGGAAATGGGATCAATGCGAACGAGTTCCGCAGTTTCTTTCACCGCACCGGATTTCAGACATGCTTTCTCGGCCTCCGCTCTCCAGGGCTCGCGCTCTGCCGTGAAAAAACCACGGCCGCAGCCAGCCAACGAGACGAGGACAAGGGAGCCGACGAGATACAAACAAACTCCACGCGCCATTCGCGCAAGTTCACCGAAGATAATTAAAGACTTCTCAACGCATTGTTATTCAATGATTTTTAACCATGTTGTCGCCGGCGCACCGGGGCGGCGACCGTGATGAGGCAGCAGGCCCGACTTTTCCGCGCCGGAACGGCTCGTCACTTCTCACGTTAGAGCGAGAAGCGATGTCAATTCGCGACCCAGGCCCCCGGGAGCCTTCTGCCGGGTGGGGCGCGTTCAGGGAGTTGTCCGATGACGATGGCCCGAACAGTTAGCGTTGCGACTGCATATGCGTCGATCCTGTTCGTCGCCGCGGTTGTGCTTGGATTGCTCTAGCGCGGCCCGCGACCCGATCGACCCTCCATCTCACTCAACGTTGGCACTGATCGATCGCGGCGATGCCTGGATCACGCACGATTAACTGATGGTGCGGATCAACAGGCCCGTGCCGTCCCGTAAAAATATGGAGAGGACTCAAAGATGCGCGGCCAACCGCGCAGAGAGCGGTGTATTGTGGCGTTGCCGGATGGCGCTGATTGCATCAAAGGAGAAAACCATGATCTTTCGCCAGCTGTTCGACAGTACATCGTGCACCTACACATATTTGCTAGCGAGCCGCCGCGGCGGAGAGGCGCTAATCATCGATCCCGTGCTGGAAAAGGTCGATAGATACGTCCAGCTTTTGCAGGATCTCGATCTCAAACTCATCAAGGCCGTCGACACGCATCTCCACGCGGATCACATCACTGGCCTCGGCGCGCTTCGCGACAAGACCCACTGTATTACGGTGATGGGCGAGCAAAGCGGCGTCGACGTTGTTTCGATGCGCGTCTCAGACGGCGACCGCATCGATATCGAAGGCGTCAACCTCGATGTGATCTACACGCCAGGCCACACTGACGATTCCTACAGCTTCGCCATGGCGGATCGCGTGTTCACCGGCGATACGCTGCTGATCCGCGGTACAGGCCGAACCGATTTCCAGCGTGGCGACGCCCGCGCCCAATATGAATCGATCTTCGGCAGGTTGCTGAAACTGCCGGACCAGACACTGGTTTATCCGGCTCACGACTACAAAGGCGATACAGTCTCGACGATCGGCGAAGAGAAAGCATGCAATCCCCGCCTGCAGATGAAGTCGGTGGACGAGTATGTCGAGCTCATGAACAATCTGAACCTGCCGAATCCCAAAATGATGGATGTCGCTGTTCCGGCGAACATGCATGTCGGCCTCGCGCAGGATGACGTCGCGCGCCGTGGCTGGGCGTTCACGCCATTACAGGCGATGGAATTGATCGGGCAACGCGGTGTCGTGCTGATCGATCTTCGCGAGCGGCGAGAACGGGAAAGACATGGGATCATTCCCGGTTCGCTGCATGCGCCATATCCGGATCTGTCCGACAACGTCAGACCAGGCGGCCTCCTCCATGAACTCGGCCTCGCCTCCGGAAACCGTTTGCTGTTCTACTGTGCATTCGGCGAGCGCTCCGCCATGGCGGTGCAGGCTGCCCAGCAGGCAGGTCTTGCCAACACCGGGCATATCCAGGGCGGACTGGAGGCTTGGCGGAAAGCCGGCGGACAAACCGTACCTGCCGGATGACGTGCTTGATGAATCCAATCCAAGCCTTTGAACCCTCGTCCTCCCTGCGCAGACCAAGTGAATGTGCAGGGAGATCTCGATGCTTCTCTTCTCGATATTGATTTGACGGACGGCTGGCGCCCCGGCGTTCACATTACAATTGCAATGGATAGATCCACTTTCACGAACAACTGGCGTTGCATCGGGGTACTGGTGCTGTCAAAAATCGTTTCCGTTACCTGAGCTTCCGTTCTTTATTGCTTTACACAGGTGTCATCGTGAATAGCTGCCGCGGCCTGGTTGTTGCGTTGATCTTTTGCAGCCTCATCTCAACGTCGGTTACGGCCAGAGCGGAAAGCCCTCGCTCATCCAACTTCCGCCTTGCGCAGGCTGAACCATCACAAACGGCGCCAGCGCAACCGGCAACGTCTCAACCGACAACGCCCGAACCAGCGCAGGCCGACCAGTCGCAGCAGCCTAATGCGCAGCCATCAGGTCAAGCTGCTGCCGATTCATCGCAGGCTGTGGCCGAAGAACCCGTCGGCAATGTCGCAACTTTGCAAGGCACCGCAACGGTTACGCGCAACGGTGCCAGCGCGCCGCTCAAATTGAAGGACGATATCTACAAGGGCGACACACTGCAGACCGGTAAAAGCTCAGCGCTCATTGTCACCTTCACAGATGACACGACGCTCAACCTGTCCGCGAGTTCGCGTGTTGTCGTTGACAATTTCGTTTACGAGGAAGGCGGCAAGGCCAACGCTGCTCTGATCAATGTCGCTCGTGGCACCATGGCCTTCGTTGCCGCTGCCGTCGCCAAGACCGGCGACATGAAAATCGAAACGCCAACGGCAACGCTCGGCATTCGCGGCACCACCGGCGTCGTGGAGGTGCCTGAAGGCGCGTCAGCCAGCAGCACCATCAACAATGTCGGCGTCAAACTTTATCCCGATGCGGACGGCAAGGTCGGCCGCATCGAAGTCAAAGCGCGCGATGGCGCGCCGCTTGGCATGCTGACACAGGGCGCAAGCGGATTCACCGTGCGCGGCGAGATGGTCCGCGGATTTGGTATGCGAATGTCGGTGATGCCTATGGTGATGTCAGCGCGGCAGATGGCACGCGACCGCGGCTTCGTACAGCGAGTGCACGTGATGCAAAACATCGGCCGCAACATTGTCAGGGAGCAGCGCACTTTCCGCATGCAAAATCCGCAACGGCAGCCGGGCTTCGGCCGGCCGGGCTCACAGCAGCCAGGCTTGCAGCGGCAGCCTGGCCCGCAGAACCAGCCGGGTCTCCGCAATCGACCGGGACAACAGCCTGATCTGCGTAATCCGCAGCGGCAGACGCCGCAAAGACCCGGTCTTCAGAACCGGCCAGGCCAACCGCAACAGCCCGGCCAGGAAAGACGGTCTGGCTTCCAGAACGCACCAGGCCAGCAGCGCACGGGCCTGCAGAACCAACCCGGACAGCAACGCCGGTCGGGTGCACCGGGACAATTCGGGCAGCGCGAACCAGGCGCCCCGAATTCACCCGGAAGTTTGCAGCGGCAAGGCCTGCAACATGGCCCCGGGATGCAAAGGCCAACGGGTGCTCCCAATCAATTTGGAGCGCGCCAAGGTCTTCCTCATCAACAGGGCATGCAACGTCAGCCCGGCACGCCTAATCATCCGCAACGACAATTCGGCGGCGGATCAGGCCAGTTCGGACCGCGACAACTTGGAGGATTGCCGGGCCAACTCGGCGGCATTGCGGGCCGGCTCGGCGTGCGGGGACTGCCAATTCCTCAGGTGCCGGCGGCCGCGCCGCGCTCTGCGCCGCAGGGACAACCTGCACAACAACGGCAGCCGTCACCAAAGCAAGGCCAGGATCGGAAGAAATCCGACGAGCGCAACAACTAGTGTCCCGGATCCAAAGTTCGCGTTATCATGCGAGGACGCTAGCAACTTTTATGATTCTAGTGTGGTTTAGGTTCAGAAGTTCGCTGGAAGGACTCGCGGGGAAAATCGAGCGAACATCTGTACCACCACACTAGACGGGAACCGATCTTCGAAGCTGACGCGCCCTTTCGCCTATTGAAAATAACGACCCTGGAACATGCGCTGCGCGGGGTGGCATGCGCGCGACGAGAACGGTAGCATCGCTGTCGTGATGAGACTGGAGTCGTGATGCGCATAAAAATCATTTTGTTGGGGCTGGCGGCTCTCGTCATTTCATTCGCGGCCAGCCTCTATGCAATGAACAGGCTCTGGCCAACCGACGTCGCGGCACCCAAGCTGGCACAACTTCCGCCTCTGCCGCCGGTGTCGCGCAATTCCGAAATCATGACTCCGATCGCTGTGTCGATCACAGCATTGCGCGATGCGCTTGATCGGGCTGCCCCGCGCGATCTTGGTGGCAAAGCTGAAAATCCGATCGCACAAATCCTCTCCAATGCCGATATCAACTGGACCGTCTCGCGTGGTCCGATCGCCGCGTCTGGTGCACAAAATACTTTGGCGCTCTCGACGCCTCTCGATGGCCGGCTCACAGTGCTCGGCTCCCTCTCGGTCGCAGGCGGCAGCGCGCTTGGCAATGCACTCGGCAACCTTCTGGGCGATGGCGCCGTCGAACAACTCGGAAACGTCTCGATCAAATCGCTAAACGCCAACGCGGCGATTCACGGCAACGTTGCGATGACCGCGCGCCCGCAAATCCTGCCCAACTGGCGCGTCGATCCCAATCTCACGGCCCAGGTCAATCTCGGTGACAGCAGCCTTTCAGTCGCGGGGGCAAAAATCGCTGTTCCCGCGCAGGTGAAGCCGCTGATCGACAAGACCGTGAGTGAGCAGATCAACCTGTTGCAGCAACGGCTGCGCAACGATCCATCGCTTGAACAGAATGCACGGCGCGAATGGGCGAAGCTATGCCGTTCGATTCCGCTGCCACCGGCCGCCGTGGGCATGCCCCCACTGTGGCTTGAGATGAGACCTGTTACCGCTGTCGCGGCGCAACCGCGCATCGACACCAACGCAGTCAACCTGACGCTCGGACTACAGGCGGAAACGCGCGTACTGCCGAGTGAGACCAAGCCCGATTGCCCGTTTCCAACGACACTCAATATCGTCCCCGCCCCTGACCGCGGACGCGTAAAAATTGGTGTGCCGATCGACCTTCCCTTCACCGAGGTCAGCAAGATCGTCACCTTGCAGTTGAAGGATCGCGTCTTCCCGGAGGATGGCAGCGGCGCGGTGAATGTGACGGCCAAAAGCGCGAAGGTGAGCGCTTCCGGCGACCGTTTGCTGATTTCGCTGCTGGTGAATGCAAAAGAAAAGGCAAGCTGGTTCGGCTTCGGCGGCGAAGCGACAGTGCATATCTGGGGCAAGCCTGTTCTCGATCAGAAACAGCAGATCCTGCGGCTCACCGATCTGCAACTCGCCGTCGAATCCGATGCAGCTTTCGGTCTGCTCGGTGCCGCAGCGAAACCAGCTATCCCCTATTTGCAACGCGCGCTCGAAGATCGTGCCACCATTGACCTCAAAACGTTTGCGGCCAATGCACGCGAGAAAATTTCTGACGTCGTCACCGATTTTCGCCAAAGCGATGACGGCATTCGCATGGATGCGTCCGTGACCAACATTCGTCTTGCGAACATCGCTTTCGATTCCAGCACCCTTCGCGTCATTGCGGAGGCAGAGGGCGCAATCAACGTCACCGTCACCGCGCTCCCCAAGTTGTGAAGTCCGCAGAAAATTTTGCTGTTGTGCGAACGAACAGGCCTTGATGGCTGCGGCGGTTTGACGCAGGTTGTCGCCCGTAAATGATCCAAGAAACGGAACCACGGGAGAGGCCGTAGCAATGAAATTCCTCACACTCGCAGGCGGAGCGCTGTTTGCGCTCACGGTCTCGTCGGTCACGGCGCAAGCCCAGATTTCCGACGACGTGGTGAAGCTTGGAGTGCTCACCGACATGTCGAGCCTCTATTCAGACGCAACAGGTCAAGGCTCGGTCACCGCGGTCGAGATGGCCGTCGCAGATTTCGGTGGCAAGGTCAAAGGCAAACCGATCGAAGTTGTTCACGCCGACCATCAGAACAAGCCGGACGTCGGCTCCAACATCGCTCGCAACTGGTACGACAACGAAAAGGTCGACGCGATTCTCGACGTGCCGACGTCCTCCGTCGCGCTCGCCGTGCAAAACATCACCCGCGAAAAGAACAAGGTTTTCATCATTTCCGGCGGCGGATCGTCAGATCTCACTGGCTCCGCATGTTCGCCGAACGGCATTCACTGGACCTACGATACCTACGCGCTGTCCAATGTCGCCGGCAAAGCGATGGTGAAGCGCGGCGACGACAAGTGGTTCTTCCTCGCGGCTGACTATGCATTCGGTGCTGCGCTGGAACGCGACGCGGCCAGCATCGTCAAGGCAAGCGGCGGCAAGGTGCTCGGCTCGATTCGTCATCCGCTGAACACCTCGGACTTCTCATCTTTCCTGCTGCAGGCCCAGGCCTCAAAAGCAAAGGTGATCGGCCTCGCCAATGCCGGTGGTGATACGACCAATGCGATCAAACAGGCAGCCGAATTCGGTTTGACCAAGGGCGGCCAAAAACTGATTGCTTTGCTACTCGAGATCACCGACTCGCATTCGATCGGCCTGTCGGACGGACAAGGCTTGATCCTGACTGACGCATTCTATTGGGACCGGGACGATGCCAGCCGCGCATTCTCGAGGAGGTTCTATGACAAAGTCGGACACATGCCGACCATGATTCAGGCGGGCCTCTACTCGGCGACGATGCATTACCTCAAGGCAATCGATGCCATCGGCACCGATGATGCGTTGAAAGCCATCGCCCAGATGAAAGCCACACACATCCATGACTTCTTCACCAAGGACGGCTACATCCGCGATGATGGCCGCATGGTGCATGAGATGCATCTGTTCGAGCTCAAGAAGCCAAGCGAGTCAAAAGGCGACTGGGATCTCTACAAGCTGATCACGACAGTTCCAGGCGACGAAGCCTTTCGTCCGATGGATCAAGGCGGCTGTCCGCTCGTCAAAAAGAAATAACATCATCGCTCAACGCTGGATCGATTACGCCGCGCCGATTTCCGGTGCGGCGTTTTCGTTTTTGCGGTGTCTCAAAAGCACGAAGCCCTTCGATCTTAGGACAATTGTGGGCGACACGATCTCTCCACAATTTGACCTCAATGAAGATCGTCGCGTCCGTCATCGTTGAAGCGGGCAGCCAATTCCAGTGCCGGCGTATGGCCGCCCGGAATCCATCTTTTCAAGGATGAGATCGATGAAACGTATCTTGCTCGCTGCAAGCGCGGCGCTGTCTTTCATTTGTCCCGCTTCCGCTCAACGTGCCAACTACGAACAAATAGTCGCGGCTCATGCCGCGGCAAACGGCTTGCCCGTGGAGCTCGTGCATCGCGTGATCATGCGAGAGAGTCGCTATAACCCGCGTGCAGTTCACTCCGGCAATTACGGCATGATGCAGATCAAGCTCGCGACCGCGCGAGGTCTTGGCTACACGGGCACCGCACAAGGTCTGCTCGATCCCGAAACGAATCTCACTTATGCGGTGAAATATCTTGCTGGCGCTTTTCGGGCCGCCAATGGCAACCATGATCGTGCTGTCCGCTACTATGCGGGCGGATATTACTACGTCGCGAAACGTCAGCGGCTACAGCACAAACAACAGCCGATTATCAATGCATCGTCTCCACTTATGAATGCGAATGCAGAGCAAATTCCAGCCCCTGCTCTACAGCTACAGCCACCGGAGTGATTAAAGGGTTTAGTATTCGGAGGCTTTGACCTCTGTATCGCGCTGCACAGCATCCGATCCCGGACATGCACGACAGCGCACTCATCAATAAAGAGCTTCCGCCAGCCATCCACCTGATCGAGCAAGGCGACGGAAGTTGATCGGCCAAGCATCACCGGCCCTGCAGCGCGTAAGCCTGCAGGCCTGTGCTGGTCAATACGTCGAGGTCCAGGGCTGACCACGCATGGTCAGCGGCGTGCGGTGCTCGGCGATCCAGCGACCGACGCTGATCTGCCAAAACGTATCGGGATCGGTCAGCAGCCAATGTCCACCGGCCAGGAAGACGACATAGATGAGCAGCCCGATCCAGAGCGGCAGTGTGCGCTGCACAGCGCGCGAAGATTCGGCCAGTCTGCGCTCATATTGGCGCGCGTTTCATTGGCTAGTGGTCCGATTCTAACGTTCGCATCCGTCTCGGCGGGCACCTTTGCGAACGTTAGAATCGAAAGACCACTAGCAAATATAAGATTCTAGTGGAGCTTTAGGATTTGACGTTCGCATCATGAATTCGCAGCAAGCAGGGTAGAGGACGTCAAATCCGCTCCACTAGGACGGCACGCATCGGAGATATGCTGATATGCGGCTCGCAAAGCGGTGAATTAGATGTGGAAACATTGACATCACGTCACTTACGCTTAACATAGAGGTTGTTCCGAGGGGTGCTCCGGCAGGGAGCTGAGATACCGCGATGGCGCGGTGACCCTTTGAACCTGATCCGGGTCATGCCGGCGAAGGGACAGGGATGTTGCAGAAATCGTCTTCTCCCCAGTGGGGATCTTCAGTCAATATTATTGGTGCCGGAATCGCAGGCAGTTGGCATGCGTTACTGTTCGCGCGCGCGGGCTACAAGGTTACCGTCCACGAGCGCGATGATGTCGCGATGACACAGGCGACGAGCCATTTCGCCGGTGGCATGCTGGCGCCGTGGTGCGAACGCGAGGGCTCCGAGCCCGTGATCACCCGTCTAGGCATCCGCTCGCTGGATCTGTGGCGCGAACTTCTGCCAGAGACCCCATTCAACGGTTCGCTTGTGGTCGCCCACCCTCGCGACCGCGCTGATTTTGAGCGCTTCGCCAAACTGACCACAGACCATGAGCGCCTTAGTGCTGACGGGATCGCCCGCCTTGAGCCATCGCTCGATGGCCGGTTTCGCGAGGCCTTGTTCTTCGCCGGTGAAGGCCATGTCGAGCCGCGCCGCGTGCTGCCGAAGTTGCATGAGATGCTGGCTGCAGCCGGCGGCGAAATCCGCTTTCGCTCGGACTGCGATCCGGACGCGTTCGCGGATAGCGGCATCCTGATTGACTGCCGCGGCTTGAGCGCGCGCGACAAGTTTCCCGATCTTCGTGGCGTCAAAGGTGAAATGATCATCGTGGAGACGGATGAAGTGCAACTGGCACGCCCGGTGCGAATACTCCATCCGCGCTGGACGCTCTACGTCATCCCGCGTGACAACAACCGTTTCATGCTCGGCGCGACATCGATCGAGAGCGAGGACGATCGCGTAAGCGTGCGCTCCGCACTCGAACTGCTGACCGCCGCCTATGCCGTCCACCCGGCCTTCGCCGAAGCCCGCATCATCGAGCTTGGCGTCGGCCTTCGCCCCGCTTTCCCCGACAATCTGCCGCGCATCGCCATCGACGGTGCAAGGATTTCCGTCAACGGACTCTATCGCCACGGCTTTCTGCTGGCGCCAGCGCTCGCGGAATTGACCCTGTCCTATGTGCAGCGCGGCCTCATCCACAACGAGGTGATGCAATGTTCCTGATCGTCAACGGCGAACGCCGCGAGACCACGGCCACGCGCGTCGACGCGCTGCTGGCCGAACTCGAATACGAAGGCACGCACCTGGCCGTCGCAGTGAACTATGACGTAGTCCCTCGCGCGCGATGGTCGGAAACACCGCTCAATGACAACGATGCCGTCGAAATCCTCACGCCCCGGCAGGGAGGATGACCATGGCCGCTAAGACCGTGAAATTCTACGACAGGGAATTTTCTTCCCGCTTCCTGATCGGCAGTGCGCTCTATCCGTCTCCGAAGATCATGCAGGACGCGATCCGCGCAGCAGGAAGTGAGATCGTTACCGTTTCCGTGCGCCGCGAAGCTGCGGGCGGCAAGACTGGCGACGCGTTCTGGTCGCTGATCCGGGAGCTGAGCGTCACAGTGCTGCCGAACACCGCCGGCTGCAGGAGCGTGCGAGAAGCGGTCACGACCGCAAAGCTTGCGCGCGAGTTGTTCGGCACGTCCTGGATCAAGTTGGAAGTCATCGCCGACGATGAAACATTACAACCCGATGTCGTCGGGCTTGTGGAAGCCGCAAACATCCTGATCAATGATGGCTTCGAGGTGTTTCCTTATTGTACCGAAGATCTGTCGGTGGCACAGCGCCTTGTCGATGCAGGATGCAAGGTCGTGATGCCATGGGCATCCCCCATTGGCAGCGCGCGCGGTGTCACCAATCGCGACGCGCTCAAACTTCTGCGGCAGCGATTGCCTGACATCACGCTGGTGGTCGATGCCGGCATCGGCGCGCCATCTCACGCCGCTGAAGCGCTCGAGCTCGGCTTCGATGCGGTGTTGCTCAACACCGCGGTCGCCAAGGCTGACGATCCCGTCACGATGGCTCATGCCTTCCGCCTTGCGATCGAAGCTGGACGCGCTGGTTTCGAGGCCGGCCTGATGGGCGCGCGCGACTTTGCTTCTCCTTCAACCCCAGTCGTTGGGACACCATTCTGGCATGCCGTATCCTGATCGTTTCTATCCTGTCGTCGACAGCGTTGCGTGGGTCGAACGCCTCACCAAACTTGGTGTCGGCACTGTGCAGTTACGCGCAAAAAGCCTGGACGACACGCAGGCACTTGCCATCGTTCGTGAGGCTCTTGCCGTGGTCAACGGAACCCCGACGAAGTTGGTGGTCAATGATTACTGGCGGGCAGCGATTGAAGCAGGCGCGAAGCACGTTCATCTGGGCCAGGAAGATCTGGCGGAGGCCGATGTTAACGCCATCCGCAGTGCGGGCCTGACATTGGGCCTCTCGACACACGATGAGGAAGAACTCGACAATGCGCTCCAGCACAAGCCGGACTATGTGGCGCTCGGGCCGATCTTCTTCACGACCTTGAAAGCAATGCGCTTTGCTCCGCAAGGCATCGAGCGGATCACAGCATGGAAACTTGCGGTCGGCGATATTCCGCTGGTCGCGATCGGCGGCATCAAGCTTGAACACGCTCCGGACATTTTCGCCGCTGGGGCAAACTCCATCGCCGTCGTCAGCGACGTCACCCAGAACGCCGATCCGGACGCGCGCGTGCGTGCGTGGCTCGGTCAATATTCAGAAGCAGCCTGATTTAGCAAAGCGACTCACAAGGAGGACGCCAATGAACATTCGCTCCAATCCCGACACCACATTGCCGGCCGTCACCACCGGCGGCCTGCCCTCGTCGCGCAAGATCTACTCGGTGCCTGACGCCGCGCCGGATCTGCGGGTGCCGCTGCGCGAGATCATTCTGAGCGAAGGCGCCGGGGAGCCCAATCTTCCTGTCTATGACACGTCAGGCCCCTACACCGATCCGAACGTGATCATCGACGTCAACGCCGGCCTGCCGCGCCATCGCATCGCGTGGGTGAAGGAGCGCGGCGGTGTCGAGGAATATGAAGGTCGTCAGATCAAGCCTGAAGACAACGGCAACGTCAGCGCGTCGCACGCAGCCGCCGCCTTCAAGGCCCATCACAAGCCGCTCCGCGGGGTCGGCAATGCACCGATCACCCAGCTCGAATTCGCCCGCGCCGGGATCATCACCAAGGAGATGATCTATGTCGCAGAGCGTGAAAATCTCGGCCGCAAGAAGCAGCTTGAGCGCGCTGAAGCCGCTCTTGCCGACGGCGAGTCGTTTGGCGCATCGGTCCCCGCTTTCATTACGCCGGAATTCGTGCGCAGCGAGATCGCGCGCGGCCGCGCTATCATCCCTTGCAACATCAACCATGCCGAACTCGAGCCGATGATCATCGGCCGCAACTTCTTGACCAAGATCAACGCCAACATCGGCAACTCGGCGGTGACGTCTTCGGTCGAGGAAGAAGTCGACAAGATGGTGTGGGCGATCCGATGGGGCGCCGACACGGTGATGGACCTGTCGACCGGCCGCAACATTCACACCACACGCGAATGGATCCTCCGCAACGCCCCGATCCCGATCGGCACCGTGCCGATCTATCAGGCGCTGGAGAAGTGCGACGGCGATCCGGTGAAGCTGACCTGGGAACTCTACAAAGACACGCTGATCGAGCAGTGCGAACAGGGTGTCGACTACTTCACTATCCATGCCGGTGTGCGTCTCGCCTACGTGCCGCTCACCGCCAATCGCGTCACCGGCATCGTGTCGCGCGGCGGCTCGATCATGGCGAAGTGGTGCCTGGCGCATCACAAGGAGAGCTTCCTCTACACGCATTTCGAGGAAATCTGCGACCTGATGCGCAAATACGACGTGTCGTTCTCGCTCGGCGACGGCCTGCGTCCCGGCTCGATCGCCGACGCCAACGACCGCGCTCAGTTCGCCGAACTCGAAACTCTTGGCGAGCTCACCAAGATCGCGTGGGACAAGGGCTGTCAGGTGATGATCGAAGGCCCCGGCCACGTGCCGATGCACAAGATCAAGATCAACATGGACAAGCAGCTCAAGGAATGCGGCGAGGCGCCGTTCTATACCCTTGGACCGCTGACCACCGACATCGCTCCCGGCTACGACCACATCACCTCGGGCATCGGTGCGGCCATGATCGGTTGGTTTGGCTGCGCAATGCTCTGCTACGTCACGCCGAAGGAGCATCTTGGTCTCCCCAACCGCGATGACGTCAAGGTCGGTGTTGTCACCTACAAGATCGCGGCGCACGCCTCCGATCTCGCCAAGGGCCACCCGGCGGCACAGCTGCGCGACGACGCGCTGTCCCGGGCCCGCTTCGACTTCCGCTGGCAGGACCAGTTCAACCTCGGTCTCGATCCGGATACGGCGGTGGCCTATCACGACGAGACGCTGCCGAAGGAAGCACACAAGGTCGCACACTTCTGCTCGATGTGCGGACCGAAGTTCTGCTCGATGAAGATCACGCAGGACGTGCGCGACTACGCCGCCACGCTGAACGATCCGGATCGGGTCGGGCTGAACATCTCCGGCACCATCGAGGATGGCATGGCGCAAATGAGCGAGAAGTTCATGAAGATGGGCGGCGAGGTCTATGTCGAAGCCGATGCCGTGAAGGACAGCAACAGAGCGCTGTGAACCATCTCGCGATCTAAATAGACAAAAAGGCCGGGCAATGCCCGGCCTTTTTTGTGTGTCCCTTTGGACGGCCGAGTTTGGCTCGGCGGAGTTGAACGATCCTGGTGTGCTCGTTGGTCTCCGATCTGCTGATCTTTGCCCTGCGCACTGCTATGGCTATGCTTCGATTCTGAGGATTAATGTTTATGACTTCACCATCGAAATTCGTTGTTATCAGCTTGGGCCTCTTTGCCTGCTCCGCCCCAACACTTGCCGCCAAACTGACCGCTGCCGATCGCGCCTGGATCAACACCTGCATCGATCAGCGCAAATCGAGCAAAGAGCAGCCCGAGAAGTTGCGAAAGTACTGCACCTGCATGCAGGAGGTCGTGGAGG from Nitrobacteraceae bacterium AZCC 1564 includes these protein-coding regions:
- a CDS encoding sulfur dioxygenase (product_source=KO:K17725; cath_funfam=3.40.250.10,3.60.15.10; cog=COG0491; ko=KO:K17725; pfam=PF00581,PF00753; smart=SM00450; superfamily=52821,56281) gives rise to the protein MIFRQLFDSTSCTYTYLLASRRGGEALIIDPVLEKVDRYVQLLQDLDLKLIKAVDTHLHADHITGLGALRDKTHCITVMGEQSGVDVVSMRVSDGDRIDIEGVNLDVIYTPGHTDDSYSFAMADRVFTGDTLLIRGTGRTDFQRGDARAQYESIFGRLLKLPDQTLVYPAHDYKGDTVSTIGEEKACNPRLQMKSVDEYVELMNNLNLPNPKMMDVAVPANMHVGLAQDDVARRGWAFTPLQAMELIGQRGVVLIDLRERRERERHGIIPGSLHAPYPDLSDNVRPGGLLHELGLASGNRLLFYCAFGERSAMAVQAAQQAGLANTGHIQGGLEAWRKAGGQTVPAG
- a CDS encoding hypothetical protein (product_source=Hypo-rule applied; pfam=PF06904; superfamily=55166); amino-acid sequence: MYLVGSLVLVSLAGCGRGFFTAEREPWRAEAEKACLKSGAVKETAELVRIDPISGPGVCGAEFPLKVAALGEPNSSLGYVDDLRPPASIGNQPRWPISQPPPSYSQPSYSPPPSGYPSNGAPNAEYPAPSGAPMSLNAPGIASRDDEDIAAGAEGISPPMTRPQSGARPYSASPALQPATPPRLGPQGAPVSSFGPVALKPTATLACPIVSMLDRWLVESVQPAAERWFGSRVVEIKQISAYSCRGMNGNPRAHISEHAFGNALDIAAFTLADGRRISVKDGWKGLPEEQGFLRDVQGGACQLFNTVLAPGSNVYHYDHIHVDLMRRASRRIICQPAAVSGEEIASRAFSRSYAGRDGGITGSIGQRSRRVYARGPLSKDDQDTIEDESRIKERD
- a CDS encoding hypothetical protein (product_source=Hypo-rule applied; pfam=PF14356; transmembrane_helix_parts=Inside_1_4,TMhelix_5_24,Outside_25_516), which gives rise to MRIKIILLGLAALVISFAASLYAMNRLWPTDVAAPKLAQLPPLPPVSRNSEIMTPIAVSITALRDALDRAAPRDLGGKAENPIAQILSNADINWTVSRGPIAASGAQNTLALSTPLDGRLTVLGSLSVAGGSALGNALGNLLGDGAVEQLGNVSIKSLNANAAIHGNVAMTARPQILPNWRVDPNLTAQVNLGDSSLSVAGAKIAVPAQVKPLIDKTVSEQINLLQQRLRNDPSLEQNARREWAKLCRSIPLPPAAVGMPPLWLEMRPVTAVAAQPRIDTNAVNLTLGLQAETRVLPSETKPDCPFPTTLNIVPAPDRGRVKIGVPIDLPFTEVSKIVTLQLKDRVFPEDGSGAVNVTAKSAKVSASGDRLLISLLVNAKEKASWFGFGGEATVHIWGKPVLDQKQQILRLTDLQLAVESDAAFGLLGAAAKPAIPYLQRALEDRATIDLKTFAANAREKISDVVTDFRQSDDGIRMDASVTNIRLANIAFDSSTLRVIAEAEGAINVTVTALPKL
- a CDS encoding hypothetical protein (product_source=COG4254; cleavage_site_network=SignalP-noTM; cog=COG4254; pfam=PF04773), which gives rise to MNSCRGLVVALIFCSLISTSVTARAESPRSSNFRLAQAEPSQTAPAQPATSQPTTPEPAQADQSQQPNAQPSGQAAADSSQAVAEEPVGNVATLQGTATVTRNGASAPLKLKDDIYKGDTLQTGKSSALIVTFTDDTTLNLSASSRVVVDNFVYEEGGKANAALINVARGTMAFVAAAVAKTGDMKIETPTATLGIRGTTGVVEVPEGASASSTINNVGVKLYPDADGKVGRIEVKARDGAPLGMLTQGASGFTVRGEMVRGFGMRMSVMPMVMSARQMARDRGFVQRVHVMQNIGRNIVREQRTFRMQNPQRQPGFGRPGSQQPGLQRQPGPQNQPGLRNRPGQQPDLRNPQRQTPQRPGLQNRPGQPQQPGQERRSGFQNAPGQQRTGLQNQPGQQRRSGAPGQFGQREPGAPNSPGSLQRQGLQHGPGMQRPTGAPNQFGARQGLPHQQGMQRQPGTPNHPQRQFGGGSGQFGPRQLGGLPGQLGGIAGRLGVRGLPIPQVPAAAPRSAPQGQPAQQRQPSPKQGQDRKKSDERNN